Proteins encoded together in one uncultured Desulfosarcina sp. window:
- a CDS encoding hydrogenase iron-sulfur subunit: MTQQTQMETINLATDVLVVGAGMTGMKAASEIAANGYKVVLIDEGAEAAASIVDLDGVEQAAFEELRKTVDGSDRIEVLSGTRMDGAAGVPGDFKVWLSGNDDIVEKSIGAIVVASELVACPMNEAYGLELTDTVLSQSQLEAKLADSPAAFAGKTVAFMLGLAQDGHPLVLERVLKSVLAMESLDDTSAYVFSGDLKVAEDGLERLYLECRDKGAMYVKLTEMPAVSQEGGLSITYEDPVLQRSVALSPDIIVVEEAIGADEVNAALAEMLKIDTGSMGFLQTDNVHRYPVDTNREGIYVVGGSRRVKKRYGAIMDAENAALRVRDFLGDGTITVPANKAVLDTGKCTFCLTCFRCCPHGAIYWTADNKPVISKVACQGCGICASECPMDAIQIGEFNDADMIETVTRSATEKSDGPTIVAFCCQNSGLEAARMAADFGMPLPKGLKTVAVPCAGKVDIDYVMRALAEGADGVVVMACHNGNCKSEKGSLYASWRAACAQEKLEAIGVEKERICFATTASNMGSDFSRILMEMEATLSGK; encoded by the coding sequence ATGACACAACAGACACAAATGGAAACCATCAACCTGGCCACCGACGTCCTGGTGGTGGGCGCCGGCATGACCGGCATGAAGGCCGCCTCGGAAATCGCCGCCAACGGATACAAGGTGGTGCTCATTGACGAAGGGGCCGAAGCAGCCGCTTCCATCGTCGATCTCGATGGTGTCGAGCAGGCAGCCTTTGAAGAATTACGCAAGACCGTCGACGGCTCGGACCGCATCGAAGTGCTCTCCGGCACCCGCATGGACGGCGCCGCCGGAGTTCCCGGCGACTTCAAGGTCTGGCTGTCCGGCAATGACGACATCGTCGAAAAATCCATTGGAGCCATCGTGGTGGCATCGGAACTGGTGGCCTGCCCGATGAACGAAGCCTACGGGCTGGAACTGACCGACACGGTCCTCAGCCAGAGTCAGCTGGAGGCGAAACTGGCCGATAGCCCGGCCGCTTTTGCCGGCAAGACCGTGGCTTTCATGCTGGGGCTGGCCCAGGACGGCCACCCCCTGGTCCTGGAGCGGGTGCTCAAGAGCGTACTGGCCATGGAGAGCCTGGACGATACCAGCGCCTATGTCTTTTCCGGCGACCTGAAAGTGGCCGAAGACGGACTGGAGCGCCTCTACCTGGAATGTCGGGACAAGGGCGCCATGTATGTCAAGCTCACCGAGATGCCCGCGGTATCCCAGGAGGGCGGTTTGTCTATCACCTACGAGGATCCAGTTCTCCAGCGCAGCGTGGCGCTTTCGCCCGACATCATCGTGGTCGAAGAGGCCATCGGTGCTGATGAGGTCAACGCCGCCCTGGCGGAAATGCTGAAAATCGATACGGGGTCCATGGGTTTTCTGCAGACCGACAACGTCCACCGCTATCCGGTAGACACCAACCGCGAGGGGATTTACGTGGTGGGCGGCAGCCGCCGGGTGAAAAAACGATACGGCGCCATCATGGATGCAGAAAATGCCGCCTTGCGGGTGCGCGACTTTTTGGGTGACGGCACCATCACCGTGCCGGCCAACAAGGCCGTGCTGGACACCGGCAAATGCACCTTCTGTCTGACCTGCTTCCGTTGCTGCCCCCATGGGGCCATTTACTGGACTGCGGACAACAAGCCGGTGATCTCCAAGGTTGCCTGCCAGGGCTGCGGCATCTGCGCCTCGGAATGCCCCATGGACGCCATCCAGATCGGGGAGTTCAACGATGCCGATATGATCGAAACGGTTACCCGGTCGGCAACGGAAAAATCAGACGGCCCGACCATCGTGGCCTTCTGCTGCCAGAACAGCGGCCTGGAAGCCGCCCGAATGGCGGCCGACTTCGGCATGCCGCTTCCCAAGGGCCTGAAAACCGTGGCCGTGCCCTGTGCGGGCAAGGTGGACATCGACTACGTCATGCGCGCTTTGGCCGAAGGTGCCGACGGCGTCGTGGTCATGGCCTGCCACAACGGCAACTGCAAATCCGAGAAAGGCAGCCTGTACGCAAGCTGGCGTGCGGCCTGTGCCCAGGAAAAACTCGAGGCCATCGGCGTCGAGAAAGAGCGCATCTGCTTTGCCACCACGGCATCCAATATGGGCTCCGACTTCTCCCGGATTCTCATGGAGATGGAAGCCACACTCAGCGGAAAATAG
- the fdhF gene encoding formate dehydrogenase subunit alpha, with translation MVINGNELSFEPGETILEVARRADIDIPTLCHLKGATPTGACRICVVEVEGAENLVTACSTPAAANMVVRTESARVVASRKETLRLMLSSGNHNCAVRGRDDGDWTQFQLGVEKDDGSDALCPVWGDCRLQDLAYRYQVTGEDFKGTPAKYPIEMVNPFIVRDFSRCILCGRCVQACNEVQVNNAIRFGYSGAKAKIIAANDRPLKDSDCVFCGECVQACPVGALVEKDVRYHVRPWETEKVRTTCSYCGVGCQMVLHTKDNRVVKVTGADEAPNHGSLCVKGRFGFDFVGSDQRLTDPLIKEDGHFRKATWEEAIDLVAGKFKEIRDTQGGDSLAVLTSARITNEENYIAHKFTRALLKTNNIDHCARLUHSSTVAGLAAAFGSGAMTNTIADIEEADVILVTGSNTTENHPVLSTFVKRAVTRRGAKLIVVDPRRIKLTEFAETWIRPNLGTDVAWINGMMNVIINEDLHDKAFIEERTEKFEEMKAVVEKYTPEYVASITGIPAQQLIDAARLYAKAPAGSILYCMGITQHTTGVDNVKSCCNLAMLCGNMGIRGGGVNPLRGQNNVQGACDMGGLPNVLTGYQTVDNLDAIGKMERTWNVTGLPTKPGLKVTEMLPKAHEGELKAMYIIGENPMVSDPDLNHAEACLKNLDFLVVQDIFLTETAQMADVVLPSKCFAEKDGTFSNTERRVQRVRKAVDPPGLAKDDWKITCEIATRMGYAMAYKDSEAIFRELAGVTPSYAGISYDRIENEGLHWPCPTPEHPGTPILHGAQFTRGKGLFHAIDWIAPAELTDETYPLYLTTGRVIYHYHTGTMTMKTEGLNERSPESFVEIAHGDAQGMGIEEGERVTITSRRGEIQARVRISNKAVDGTVFIPFHFAQAAANRLTHAALDPVCGIPEFKVCAVKVSKAA, from the coding sequence ATGGTGATCAACGGAAACGAACTTTCCTTCGAGCCGGGAGAGACCATCCTTGAGGTGGCGCGACGGGCGGATATTGATATTCCGACCCTGTGCCATTTGAAGGGAGCCACGCCCACCGGCGCCTGCCGGATCTGCGTGGTGGAAGTCGAAGGCGCCGAAAACCTGGTGACGGCCTGTTCCACTCCGGCGGCCGCCAACATGGTGGTGCGCACCGAGTCGGCCAGGGTGGTGGCCTCGCGCAAGGAGACGCTGCGCCTGATGCTCTCTTCGGGCAACCACAACTGCGCCGTGCGCGGCCGCGATGACGGAGACTGGACCCAGTTCCAACTCGGGGTGGAGAAGGATGACGGCAGCGATGCCCTCTGCCCGGTGTGGGGGGATTGCCGGCTCCAGGATCTGGCCTACCGCTATCAGGTCACCGGTGAAGATTTTAAAGGCACCCCGGCCAAGTATCCCATCGAGATGGTCAACCCGTTTATCGTCCGGGATTTTTCCCGCTGCATTCTTTGCGGGCGCTGCGTCCAGGCCTGCAACGAGGTGCAGGTCAACAATGCCATCCGCTTCGGTTACAGCGGCGCAAAAGCCAAGATCATCGCCGCCAACGACCGGCCCCTGAAGGATTCCGACTGCGTCTTCTGCGGCGAATGCGTGCAGGCATGCCCGGTGGGCGCCCTGGTGGAAAAGGATGTGCGCTATCATGTGCGGCCCTGGGAAACCGAGAAAGTCCGCACGACCTGCAGCTACTGCGGCGTGGGCTGCCAGATGGTCCTGCACACGAAGGACAACCGGGTGGTTAAGGTGACCGGTGCGGACGAAGCCCCCAATCACGGCAGCCTTTGCGTCAAGGGGCGCTTCGGCTTCGATTTCGTCGGCAGCGACCAGCGGCTCACCGATCCGTTGATCAAGGAAGACGGCCACTTTCGCAAGGCGACCTGGGAAGAAGCCATCGATCTGGTGGCCGGCAAGTTCAAGGAGATCCGGGACACCCAAGGCGGGGACAGCCTGGCCGTGCTTACCAGCGCCCGGATCACCAACGAGGAGAACTATATCGCCCACAAATTCACCCGGGCGTTGCTCAAGACGAACAATATCGATCATTGCGCCCGGCTCTGACATAGCTCCACCGTGGCCGGTCTGGCCGCAGCTTTCGGAAGTGGCGCCATGACGAACACCATCGCCGATATCGAGGAGGCCGACGTCATCCTCGTTACCGGTTCCAATACCACCGAAAACCATCCCGTACTGAGCACCTTCGTCAAACGGGCCGTTACCCGCCGGGGAGCCAAGCTCATCGTGGTCGATCCCAGGCGCATCAAGCTGACAGAATTCGCCGAAACCTGGATCCGGCCCAACCTGGGCACCGATGTGGCCTGGATTAATGGCATGATGAATGTGATCATCAACGAGGACCTCCACGACAAGGCCTTTATCGAAGAACGCACCGAGAAGTTCGAGGAAATGAAGGCCGTGGTCGAGAAGTACACCCCGGAGTATGTAGCGTCGATAACCGGAATCCCGGCCCAGCAGCTCATCGATGCTGCCCGCTTGTATGCCAAGGCCCCGGCGGGCAGCATTCTCTACTGCATGGGTATCACCCAGCACACCACGGGGGTGGACAACGTCAAGTCCTGCTGCAACCTGGCCATGCTCTGCGGCAACATGGGTATCCGCGGCGGCGGCGTCAATCCGCTGCGCGGGCAGAACAACGTTCAGGGCGCTTGCGACATGGGTGGTCTGCCCAATGTGCTTACCGGCTATCAGACGGTGGACAACCTGGACGCCATCGGGAAAATGGAGCGGACCTGGAACGTCACCGGCCTGCCCACCAAACCGGGGCTCAAGGTTACGGAAATGCTTCCCAAGGCCCACGAGGGCGAACTCAAGGCCATGTATATCATTGGTGAGAATCCGATGGTTTCCGATCCAGATTTGAACCACGCCGAGGCCTGCCTTAAAAATTTGGATTTTCTCGTGGTGCAGGACATTTTTCTCACCGAGACGGCCCAAATGGCTGACGTTGTTCTGCCCTCCAAATGCTTTGCGGAGAAGGACGGCACCTTCTCCAACACGGAGCGGCGGGTGCAGCGTGTGAGAAAAGCCGTTGATCCGCCGGGGCTGGCCAAGGACGACTGGAAAATTACCTGCGAGATCGCCACGCGCATGGGCTACGCCATGGCCTACAAGGACAGCGAAGCGATTTTTCGCGAACTGGCCGGCGTGACGCCTTCCTACGCGGGAATCAGCTATGACCGTATCGAAAACGAGGGGCTGCATTGGCCCTGTCCCACCCCGGAGCATCCCGGCACCCCGATTTTGCATGGGGCCCAGTTCACCCGCGGCAAGGGCCTGTTTCACGCTATCGACTGGATCGCACCCGCGGAACTCACCGATGAGACTTACCCGTTGTACCTGACCACAGGGCGGGTGATCTACCACTACCACACCGGCACCATGACCATGAAGACCGAGGGGCTCAACGAACGCTCGCCGGAATCCTTCGTGGAAATCGCCCACGGCGACGCCCAGGGAATGGGTATCGAGGAAGGCGAACGGGTGACCATCACCTCACGGCGGGGAGAAATCCAGGCCCGGGTTCGCATTTCTAACAAGGCCGTGGACGGCACCGTTTTCATTCCCTTCCACTTTGCTCAGGCGGCGGCCAACAGGCTGACCCACGCCGCTTTGGACCCCGTCTGCGGTATTCCGGAATTCAAGGTCTGCGCCGTTAAGGTGTCCAAGGCAGCTTAG